One Amaranthus tricolor cultivar Red isolate AtriRed21 chromosome 1, ASM2621246v1, whole genome shotgun sequence DNA window includes the following coding sequences:
- the LOC130805218 gene encoding DNA-binding protein S1FA-like, with protein MAVEEAEAKGFNPGLIVLLVIGGFLITFLVGNYVLYTYAQKNLPPKKKKPVSKKKMKRERLKQGVAPPGE; from the exons ATG GCAGTTGAAGAAGCTGAAGCCAAAGGCTTCAACCCAGGCCTTATAGTTCTGTTGGTTATTGGAGGATTTTTAATAACCTTTCTCGTTGGAAATTACGTACTTTACACCTATGCTCAGAAGAACTTGCCACCAAAGAAGAAGAAGCCTGTTtcaaagaagaagatgaagagggAGAGGCTCAAGCAAGGTGTAGCTCCTCCAGGAGAGTAA